Below is a window of Humulus lupulus chromosome 9, drHumLupu1.1, whole genome shotgun sequence DNA.
ATGCAgctaaattttaaaataataataataaaccaatAAACAATGCCATCAGGTCAAATGATTTattagaaaaaaagaaaagaaagggcaATGTAGATAGTGAACTAGGAAATAGACCTTATTAAAATTGGCACACAAAAGTGAAGGTAGCCACCGACTTTCCCTTGTATCAGTCAACAAGAAAACTACATCATGAGAATCAATAAGATCATGCAGCCGTTTACAATCATCAAGTACACCGGGCTCTTCTTGGCTAGAAACTGGATGCCCAGGCATTGGTATAGCCATCACAACACCCTCTGCTTCCTGAGAAAAGGATTAAGGGAATGAATACAAGTTATAGGAGGATCTATTTGTATTTGCTTTTAGTTTCTGTGCGCAGAGCACAATATACTACATGGCAAACAAGATCATAGACAGTATACCACAGCTGGAAATATTCGCTGGAGACTTCTAACAGCTGCTGTGGTTTTAAACTCACCGCCATTGAGGCAATCATCCAATGTATACAGGGATTGCCTCAATGGATTAGACATAGCTACTTTTCCATTGTCAAGTAAAGTAATTTTTCGAACACCCCACGCCTGTAAGAAAACAAAACTTGTAATCAGATAAGAAATAACATGACAAATTCAATTACAATGGTTTCGTCACTCACCATGAGCATACGAGCCACCTGACACCCAAGTGTACCAGCTCCTAGGAGAAGGCACTTGAGCTCAGACAAAATGTTTAAGTTCAAAGAAGGCAAAGCACGCCATCTCATtagttttaaattcaaatctgcAGCAGATATGGCCAACCTGTAAAAgttatttaaacattttaaaaaatattgtaacAATACAACCAAAGGATAGAGAGTTTCAACAGATAAATTACTGACAGAAAGGCAGACAAATTACCTAGTGGGATCCATAGATCTAGCAAGGCTAATGCATCGAGGCAGCTTTCTCCCTCTGTTAAGTTCCCATCCCACTGCATTAGGAACACATTGACGATCTTTCCATCCTATGCAGAGATTAAAATTATAAGTTATGCATATGAATGGTAAAGTTAATAAGTGTATCAACTTTTGCAcatgtaaaataaaaatagaCAGAGTTGTTACCCAAAAGCCGCAGCTCTACCTTGTGGAACTGCAATTAGCGCTTCACCAACAAGGGATGATCCTAGGTCAGCAAAACCACGATTCTCTCTGTAGCATAAAAATCTAACTGAGTTGAGCTCCCATCTTGAGCAAATAAGTGCAAGGAAGTTCCGCAGGGGCCAACCAGGATTGTTCGGAAGGTGGCATGGGTCATAAAAACCAAAGAGTAACTGCCAATGGTATGTACAAAGCTTTAACAAAGATACAGCTTAAATTTGAAGTATAAAGAACTAATTCTAATTTCCACTGGTATGTTATTGCCAATGCCACTTTTCTAAATAACTTGAGGATTTACAGACCTTGTTGCTATCACCTTGACAGGTTTCCCAGTCCTTAAGATGCTTAATAGTGGCATTTGAATTCGCATCAACACTGATAAAAAAGAATGGAATATCTGCAGCAGTCATTTGAGTTAGGTTGAAAAGAGAACAGTCTTAATATGTGAATATAGACAATAACATACACGACCACATTTACTTCTATCAATATAAGAGTGCAAACTTACCTGCTGTTGAGCTTGAGTTTCGCCACGCATTACATGCTGCCGAAATTGATTCAGCCTACATCATAAAACAATAAATGATTTGAAAGTTGTAATATTAATCTAAATAGTTAGCTTCTACTTTGACAGAAGAATTATAGTTTGAGCACCTCTTCCGTGCTAAAACATTGCAAAGCTGGCCTCAGATCAACCAAGGTAGCTGGGGGATCAAGTAACAGAGCAGGAAAAGCAAACCAATAATGAAAGCTCCATTTCTTCAGGTCTGCAAAAGAGATGAGAAGGAATCTTGAAAGCACAGAACTGTCTTCCATAGCTTTACCAGTATGAATGTCCTCCCAAATCTAATTACCAGTGAAATGTTAATGTCTATATTTGGTTTAGCAAATACCCTGATAACAAAATCAAATTTTACTTACTAATACGATTAGTAGGAATTGATTAAAGGAGGAAAAAAGGAAAATAAATTTGCAACATGACATTAGGAAAACAATACAAAAATCCACATAAAAAATCATTGTAAGCGAGATACCTTCTTTGCTTCTTCTTTTAACAAGCTCATTTTGTCAAGTGAATAGAAGCTTTCCACCGTATTGGTGTTGTAAAGAATACCAGGGACAGAGCACCTGTTTCGGTTGCCTTGACTTGTGGCTGTTAGTGCTGATTGTTCACTCGATTCATCAGGCAAAGACTCAGCTAAAAGAGTTAAATGATTTGATACTTGGGAATGAGAGCAAGGAGCATAGAAACCTGAAACAAAATTCGATTTCAAGTAATCAACATTTGTAACAAAAGTCCACCTTTTACAAGCTAAGCAGCTTTCTTTCGTATTCATGAGTCAAAACCAAGTCCTTAGAATTCCACACATAATTAGCGAAATTTGTAAAAGTGACAACAAAACTTTTGGTCCATCCTCGTCCTTTCACGATTCTTTCAGACCCTAAATTCAATAACTTCCTATCACAATTgacaaaaattaaaaattggaAATTCCAATAAAACCATAGCCCAAACCCAAAGTAGCTTAACTGAGAATCAAATTATCTGGTTTTATCAAGTAATTCAATCAAAATTGTATCTTTTTCCATAACATGCAAGCGTTAAAATCAAGAGAAAAATAATTTAAACGTCAAAGGCACTCAGTCCAAAAAAAAATGGAGGAAAGAGAGGAACCAGTAATGGGTATAGGAGAGTCATCGATCCCAAGCTTGTTAAGCTTCAAAGAACAAAGTCTGTGCCAGAAACCCTCGTCCACTGCGCTCTGAAACGGAGCAAACTGGAGTAGAGATCGATTACCTTGCTCCGCCATTGTTGCTCTTGCTCTATCGATTAAATCACTTTTCTGTTTTCTTTCTCAAAAATCTTCAACCTGTTTCATcaatttcttttaaaattttaaattataacaAATTACAAATTTCATAGAAAGTGATTTGAGTTGGGAATCTGTTCAGTTAGActcgaatttaaaaaaaaaaaaattatattaacttCGTAACGTGTTCGGCTCCGGTTTCCGGGTTAGGTGTCTTTCATGATTTGCTGTcgttttaatttatttgatgtcGTTTTTAGTTTACTTCTTATTACTTTCGGTCGTGTGGTGTTTCTTCCATTTTTGGCTCTCTATTGAGTAGTTTAGTTTTcttggaatatcaataaaattttGCATGGTCAGCAGAGCAAggttattttaaacttttttctcTCAGctaggtgtttttttttttttggttgaaaagaAGTATTTCATTAAAAGGCTTTAAATTAGCCAAAATCGGAGATACAACCGAGTTAGGGTCCTTGGGCTATTGGAGACCTAATTCGGTAAGATTTCGTAAAATAACAAGCAATTCCCTCCAGGGTTGTTTTTCCCTGATGGCTATCGAGCCATGAAAAAGATTCAACTAAAGGTGGACTGGACCTATTTTTCGGttaaggaaaggaaagaaagctTCTTCTTGAGG
It encodes the following:
- the LOC133801664 gene encoding ubiquitin-like modifier-activating enzyme atg7 gives rise to the protein MAEQGNRSLLQFAPFQSAVDEGFWHRLCSLKLNKLGIDDSPIPITGFYAPCSHSQVSNHLTLLAESLPDESSEQSALTATSQGNRNRCSVPGILYNTNTVESFYSLDKMSLLKEEAKKIWEDIHTGKAMEDSSVLSRFLLISFADLKKWSFHYWFAFPALLLDPPATLVDLRPALQCFSTEEAESISAACNAWRNSSSTADIPFFFISVDANSNATIKHLKDWETCQGDSNKLLFGFYDPCHLPNNPGWPLRNFLALICSRWELNSVRFLCYRENRGFADLGSSLVGEALIAVPQGWKDRQCVPNAVGWELNRGRKLPRCISLARSMDPTRLAISAADLNLKLMRWRALPSLNLNILSELKCLLLGAGTLGCQVARMLMAWGVRKITLLDNGKVAMSNPLRQSLYTLDDCLNGGEFKTTAAVRSLQRIFPAVEAEGVVMAIPMPGHPVSSQEEPGVLDDCKRLHDLIDSHDVVFLLTDTRESRWLPSLLCANFNKITITAALGFDSFLVMRHGAGPLSSDHALKNEAVHALSADLGNLDLVDNDERQRLGCYFCNDVVAPIDSTANRTLDQQCTVTRPGLAPIASALAAELLVGVLHHPHGIFAEGEISSSSTTGNSELPLGILPHQIRGSLSQFSQMMLVGQSSNSCTACCSTVVSEYRKRGMEFILQAINHPTYLEDLTGLTELMKSANSYSLDWDAESDADADAADDDDDCVEI